CCTTCTCCTGTCTTTCTTTTAAGACTTTTATTTCTTCATCAGTTTTCTCCTGTTTTTCCCTTAAGGCTTTAATTTCTTCAAACAATTGCTTTATTACTTTTTGATTTTCTTCCCACCTTCTATTATTTTCTTCCCATCTTTTATTATTTTCTTCCCATCTTTTTTGATTTTCTTCCCACCTTCTATTATTTTCTTCCCATCTTTTTTGGTTTTCTTCCCACCTTCTATTATTTTCTTCCCATCTTCTATTATTTTCTTCCCACCTTCTTAGGTTTTCCTCCCGTTCTTTACGCAATTCATCAAGGAGTTTTTCAAAGCGGTCCTCTGTTTCAGCTCTTCCAGCAAAGTAGGGTCTAACGACTTCTATAAGAATTTCCCTGACTTCTTGGTCTTTTTCAAGAAGAAGAGGAAGCTCTCTTTTTAACCAATCTCTGAGGTTATTGTTAAGTATCTGTTCCATTATTCCCTCCTACAATTTTTGTCTATATTATAAGCATGACCTCTTTGCAAAATTTAAACAACTGAGGGACAAAAATGCCATATCTCCATAATTCCTTATTGAGAATTATAAAACTTTATTAAACTTTATCAAGGGAATGTATGCGTCCATATCTTTTGAGACTCAAGACGATTTTTTCAACTACTTCGGTGTAGGAAAATGAACCTGTATTTTGTAGGGGCTATGTGTTTGCCTGTTATATGTTCCCTTACATTATTGGGCAGACACGCAAGGGGCTTTCCCTACTCTTACCTCTTACCTTTTACCACTTTTTTTCTTGTAATGATCTGAACTTATGCAAAAAAAAGAGAGTAGAAAAGATCAAAAAAAATTTTATACTTTTACTAAATGGTTCGACCCTGCTTGTTAATTAGCAGATGCTTTTTTGAAGAGGTTAGATATGATGGGGGAAAAATTGTTGATCCCCTGGTTGAGAAATTAAAACCCTTTATTGAGGCTATACCCTTTTGCCCAGAGGCAGAGTTTGGTCTCGGTATCCCAAGGCCAAAAATTAGAGTTCTAAAAAAATATAACCAAAGGATCATCTGGCAGGAGGATACCAGAAGAGACTTAACCTTTGAGATGAGGAATTTTTTTATTCAATATCTTGCTTCTCTTTCCCAGATAGATGGAGCCCTTCTTAAGAGTAAATCCCCCTCTTGCGGAGTAGGTACAGCTACGCTTTATGAGGATGATAAAAAAGTTGGGAAAACAGATGGACTTTTTGCTCACATCTTTAAAAAAGTCTTTCCTGATTTACCTCTTGAAGACGAAGGCAGACTCAGAGATAAAAGCCTTTATTATAATTTTTTGACAAGAATTTTTATCCTGAGCCGTTTTAGAGTAGAGGTCAAAATTGAGAATCCTAAGAGCCTTCTTGATTTTCATACAAGGGCAAAGTTTCTCCTCAAAACCTATCATGAGGAATTAACTAAGGAAATGGGTAGACTTCTTGCGCGAGCAGAATCAGAAGAGGGTAAGTTTTTACATTATGAAACTTTATTAAAAGAAGCTTTAAAGAAAAGACCTGATAGAAAGAAACATGCCAATACTTTATATCACCTGGCAGGTTATTTCACTAAAAGGATAAGTCCTAAGGAAAGACATCATCTCATACATTTAATTGAAAAATTTGGACTTGGAAAAGTTGATTTACATGTGCCTTTGGAACTA
This window of the Caldimicrobium thiodismutans genome carries:
- a CDS encoding PD-(D/E)XK nuclease family protein; this translates as MEQILNNNLRDWLKRELPLLLEKDQEVREILIEVVRPYFAGRAETEDRFEKLLDELRKEREENLRRWEENNRRWEENNRRWEENQKRWEENNRRWEENQKRWEENNKRWEENNRRWEENQKVIKQLFEEIKALREKQEKTDEEIKVLKERQEKDKQYMLNKIHSTLGAIGARWGIKTEESFRRAICRIFKEFLPEYKVSRYEVMDEEGEVFGFPAAIELDLIIKNGKHIVAEIKSGMSFNDIAMFLKKARFYEKKTGRKADALWIISPMVDEKAKKFARKHKISIFSCPEMIEEKG
- a CDS encoding YbgA family protein, producing the protein MVRPCLLISRCFFEEVRYDGGKIVDPLVEKLKPFIEAIPFCPEAEFGLGIPRPKIRVLKKYNQRIIWQEDTRRDLTFEMRNFFIQYLASLSQIDGALLKSKSPSCGVGTATLYEDDKKVGKTDGLFAHIFKKVFPDLPLEDEGRLRDKSLYYNFLTRIFILSRFRVEVKIENPKSLLDFHTRAKFLLKTYHEELTKEMGRLLARAESEEGKFLHYETLLKEALKKRPDRKKHANTLYHLAGYFTKRISPKERHHLIHLIEKFGLGKVDLHVPLELIKSFALRFDENYILSQIYLEPFPAELY